Proteins from a single region of Campylobacter sputorum:
- the ccoN gene encoding cytochrome-c oxidase, cbb3-type subunit I, with protein sequence MQPKFALNYDYTVAKMFLISTIVFGIIGMLIGVIISFQLAYPDLNYLASEYGTFSRLRPLHTNGVVYGFMLSGIFSTWYYLGQRVLKVSMNESPFLMFIGKLHFILYVVVILLAVVSLFAGVTTSKEYAELEWPIDILVVLVWVLWGISIFGLIGIRREKTLYISIWYYIATFLGVAMLYLFNNMEIPTRLLTGMGSWLHSVSMYAGTNDALVQWWWGHNAVAFVFTVAIIAQIYYFLPKESGQPIFSYKLSLFSFWGLMFVYLWAGGHHLIYSTVPDWMQTMGSIFSVVLILPSWGSAINILLTMKGEWSQLRQNPLIKFMMLAATFYMFSTLEGPILSIKSVNALAHFTDWIPGHVHDGTLGWVGFMTMAALYHMTPRIFKREIYSKSLMEAQFWIQTTGIVLWFSSMWIAGITQGMMWRATDEFGNLAYSFIDTVTVLVPYYWIRAIGGLLYFIGFFMFTYNIIKSVSSDKELASEPRNASPMAA encoded by the coding sequence ATGCAGCCAAAATTTGCATTGAATTACGATTATACAGTCGCTAAAATGTTCCTAATTTCTACGATAGTATTTGGTATTATAGGCATGTTGATTGGTGTTATTATATCTTTTCAACTAGCTTATCCAGATCTTAACTATCTAGCAAGCGAATATGGAACATTTAGTCGTTTAAGACCACTTCACACAAATGGAGTTGTTTACGGATTTATGTTATCTGGTATCTTTTCTACTTGGTACTATTTGGGTCAAAGAGTTCTTAAGGTATCTATGAATGAATCTCCGTTTTTGATGTTTATAGGAAAACTACATTTTATACTTTATGTAGTGGTTATACTTCTTGCTGTAGTTTCTCTTTTTGCTGGAGTTACAACATCAAAAGAGTATGCAGAACTTGAATGGCCAATAGATATATTAGTTGTTCTTGTTTGGGTATTGTGGGGTATAAGCATATTTGGGCTTATTGGTATAAGAAGAGAAAAAACACTTTATATATCAATATGGTATTATATAGCTACTTTCCTTGGCGTTGCAATGCTTTATCTTTTTAACAATATGGAAATTCCTACAAGACTCCTTACAGGAATGGGAAGCTGGTTGCATTCAGTTTCTATGTATGCTGGAACAAATGATGCATTAGTTCAATGGTGGTGGGGGCACAATGCTGTTGCATTTGTTTTCACTGTTGCAATTATAGCTCAAATTTACTATTTCTTGCCAAAAGAAAGCGGTCAACCTATATTTAGTTATAAACTATCATTATTTTCATTTTGGGGATTAATGTTTGTATATTTATGGGCAGGCGGACACCACCTTATATACTCAACCGTTCCAGATTGGATGCAAACAATGGGATCAATTTTTTCTGTTGTTCTTATACTTCCATCTTGGGGTTCAGCTATAAATATACTTCTTACAATGAAAGGCGAATGGAGTCAATTAAGACAAAATCCTTTAATCAAATTTATGATGCTTGCTGCAACATTTTATATGTTCTCAACTCTTGAAGGTCCAATACTTTCTATAAAATCAGTAAATGCACTAGCTCACTTTACAGACTGGATTCCAGGACATGTTCATGATGGAACACTTGGTTGGGTTGGATTTATGACAATGGCGGCACTTTACCATATGACTCCAAGAATATTCAAAAGAGAAATTTACTCAAAATCTTTAATGGAAGCACAATTTTGGATTCAAACAACAGGTATAGTTTTATGGTTCAGTTCAATGTGGATAGCAGGAATAACACAAGGAATGATGTGGAGAGCTACAGATGAGTTTGGAAATTTAGCATACTCATTTATAGACACAGTTACTGTTTTGGTGCCATATTATTGGATAAGAGCTATTGGTGGACTTCTTTATTTTATAGGATTTTTCATGTTTACATACAACATCATAAAATCAGTTTCATCAGATAAAGAATTAGCAAGCGAACCACGCAATGCTTCGCCTATGGCTGCATAA
- a CDS encoding response regulator transcription factor has protein sequence MNTELLKDLTLLFVEDEDDIRKSMQYAIGDKFRDIIMAQNGDEGLKKFKKYNPNIVVTDITMPIMDGLSMTKEIKKISKDIPVIVLSAYSDKEKLIKAIDFGVDKYLIKPIDMEEFLNAISHIALDKIEALNIIEIGNGYNFHTIKRVLIKDDVEIPLTKKELAFISLLIKRLGTVVLHEDIKKNVWASQKVSDAAIRTFIKRIRDKVGNDLIKNVSGFGYKMDYK, from the coding sequence ATGAACACAGAATTATTAAAAGATCTCACTTTACTATTTGTAGAAGATGAAGATGATATAAGAAAATCTATGCAATATGCCATTGGTGATAAATTTCGCGATATTATAATGGCGCAAAATGGCGATGAAGGGCTCAAGAAATTTAAAAAATATAATCCAAATATAGTTGTTACTGATATAACAATGCCAATAATGGATGGTCTTAGCATGACTAAAGAGATCAAAAAAATATCAAAAGATATACCAGTAATAGTTCTTAGTGCATATAGCGACAAAGAAAAACTTATAAAAGCAATTGATTTTGGAGTAGATAAATATCTAATAAAACCTATCGATATGGAAGAATTTTTAAATGCAATCAGTCATATAGCACTAGATAAAATAGAAGCTTTAAATATCATAGAAATTGGCAATGGATATAATTTTCACACCATAAAAAGAGTTTTAATAAAAGATGATGTTGAAATACCACTAACAAAAAAAGAGCTTGCATTTATATCACTTCTAATCAAAAGACTTGGAACTGTAGTTTTACACGAGGATATAAAGAAAAATGTTTGGGCTAGCCAAAAAGTAAGCGATGCTGCAATTAGAACTTTTATCAAAAGAATTAGAGATAAAGTTGGAAATGATCTTATAAAAAATGTTTCTGGCTTTGGATATAAAATGGATTATAAATAA
- a CDS encoding RecB-like helicase, with protein MIDFYEALGASAGSGKTFKLSVRYIALVLMGRDMRKILAITFTKKATNEMKTRISQTFLNLHTKKAELNEICKLLNKNEQEIINLRDKTKERFLSSELRIQTFDAFFSSILRLFSLNLGLMPDFEITDSLYDETTNILVQNANDKLIKKIASYIRFSGDNQLEFFEMINIIYENLNDINFANNANFPNDQKMLQNFQDLKTYAIKLSSNTHYIKLFDKNIKDFILNVDLEKNYFQKIKDDKKFMEKFETFMDSAKDYFKEFEAYKLKELFEIVKKYKLARFELNKNKNLLSFTDISKLTYELTNTKNYREMLYFRLDSKITDILIDEFQDTNVLQYNIIKPLIEECISGIGQNGIGSFFYVGDIKQSIYRFRGGKKELCDKLKSDYKQIKFSNLDTNYRSDKYLVEFVNETFKNVIKNYEIQKPNNQDDGYIEICSCEKEKIYEKILDKVNFLKSHNIPENQIAILCWKNNDIKNIKTYLQNNGIKAVSQSSVLIINSKCVRILIEYAKFCYFSDNYYLYNLRAFYDKVPNKIDINFNLNLKDTLYKMAKELKLDFSDKNMLRFFEIAGKYENFIQFILNIENEKEKSINEVIDGVNLLSVHSSKGLEFKHVIVVDMIGKESNYLPKFLFEYDISNNNWEIRLNDKVFEKLDSKFVNLKTLSKTLDSEDKINQIYVAFTRAKNSLIIIAKSDANGKSPSLFKKYISNKQEVKILDLEDKIIGNMTKFADTKVNKIQEDEKINFININRQNLINLQEEKELNFKSALFGTALHFMIEMMNQFDEENLQNSYIMLENRYGSLLDEIELKDIKNRVKMLIKNEKFLNLLQGFTLLKEQDYTFESALKRVDLLAINENSREILVFDYKSSKKFFDENVSQIKEYVDNLENIYPNYKINGYLVFLLQNGSQIELV; from the coding sequence ATGATAGATTTTTACGAAGCGCTTGGAGCTAGTGCTGGAAGTGGAAAAACCTTTAAACTAAGTGTTAGATACATAGCTTTGGTGTTAATGGGTAGAGATATGCGAAAAATACTAGCCATAACATTTACAAAAAAAGCAACAAATGAGATGAAAACTCGCATATCGCAAACATTTTTAAATTTACATACCAAAAAAGCTGAACTCAATGAAATTTGCAAACTTCTAAATAAAAACGAACAAGAAATCATAAATTTGCGTGATAAAACAAAAGAGAGATTTTTATCAAGTGAGTTAAGAATACAAACTTTTGATGCATTTTTTAGCTCTATTTTAAGGCTATTTTCTCTAAATTTAGGACTTATGCCAGATTTTGAAATTACAGACAGCTTATATGATGAAACTACAAATATTTTAGTGCAAAACGCAAATGATAAACTCATAAAAAAAATAGCCTCATATATACGATTTAGTGGAGATAATCAGCTAGAATTTTTTGAAATGATAAATATAATATATGAAAATTTAAACGACATAAATTTTGCAAATAATGCGAATTTTCCAAATGATCAAAAAATGTTGCAAAATTTTCAAGACCTAAAAACATATGCTATAAAGCTCAGTAGCAACACTCACTATATAAAATTATTTGATAAAAATATAAAAGATTTTATACTAAATGTTGATTTAGAAAAAAACTACTTTCAAAAAATAAAAGATGACAAGAAATTTATGGAAAAATTTGAAACTTTTATGGATAGTGCTAAAGATTATTTCAAAGAATTTGAAGCTTATAAGCTAAAAGAACTATTTGAAATTGTTAAAAAATATAAATTAGCAAGATTTGAACTAAATAAAAATAAAAATTTACTAAGTTTTACTGATATTTCAAAACTTACTTATGAGCTTACAAACACAAAAAACTACCGTGAAATGCTCTATTTTAGACTAGATTCTAAAATAACAGATATTTTGATAGATGAGTTTCAAGATACAAATGTCCTTCAATACAACATTATTAAGCCCTTAATAGAAGAGTGTATAAGCGGAATAGGACAAAATGGAATTGGAAGTTTCTTTTATGTTGGTGATATAAAGCAGAGTATTTACAGATTTCGCGGTGGAAAAAAAGAGCTTTGTGATAAACTAAAGAGTGATTATAAACAGATAAAATTTAGCAACTTAGATACAAATTATAGAAGCGATAAATATTTAGTTGAGTTTGTAAATGAAACATTTAAAAATGTTATAAAAAACTATGAAATACAAAAACCAAATAATCAAGATGATGGATATATCGAAATTTGCTCATGTGAAAAAGAAAAAATTTATGAGAAAATTTTAGATAAAGTAAATTTCTTAAAATCGCACAATATACCTGAAAATCAAATCGCTATATTATGCTGGAAAAACAATGATATAAAAAATATAAAAACTTACCTACAAAACAATGGCATAAAAGCTGTATCGCAAAGTTCTGTTTTGATAATAAATTCAAAATGTGTAAGAATTCTTATAGAATATGCCAAATTTTGTTATTTTAGCGACAACTACTATTTATATAATTTACGGGCATTTTATGATAAAGTTCCAAACAAAATTGATATAAATTTTAATTTAAATTTAAAAGATACCTTATACAAAATGGCAAAAGAGTTAAAGCTAGATTTTAGCGATAAAAATATGCTTAGATTTTTTGAAATAGCTGGAAAATATGAAAATTTTATTCAATTTATTTTAAATATAGAAAATGAAAAAGAAAAAAGCATAAACGAAGTCATAGATGGCGTAAATTTACTAAGTGTTCATAGCTCAAAAGGACTTGAGTTTAAGCATGTTATAGTTGTTGATATGATTGGCAAAGAGAGCAATTACTTACCTAAATTTTTGTTTGAATACGATATATCAAATAATAACTGGGAAATAAGGCTAAATGATAAAGTTTTTGAAAAATTAGATAGTAAATTTGTAAATTTAAAAACATTATCCAAAACGCTTGATAGCGAGGATAAAATAAATCAAATTTATGTAGCATTTACAAGAGCCAAAAATTCACTTATAATAATTGCAAAAAGCGATGCAAACGGCAAATCACCTTCACTATTTAAAAAATACATATCAAACAAACAAGAAGTAAAAATTCTTGACTTAGAAGATAAAATCATAGGAAATATGACGAAATTTGCAGATACAAAAGTAAACAAAATTCAAGAAGATGAAAAAATAAACTTTATAAACATAAACAGACAAAATCTCATAAATTTACAAGAAGAAAAAGAGTTAAATTTTAAATCAGCACTTTTTGGAACAGCACTTCATTTTATGATAGAAATGATGAATCAATTTGATGAAGAAAATTTACAAAATTCCTATATTATGCTTGAAAACAGATACGGATCACTTTTAGATGAAATTGAGCTAAAAGATATAAAAAACAGAGTAAAAATGCTTATAAAAAATGAGAAATTTTTAAATTTATTGCAAGGTTTTACGCT
- the ccoO gene encoding cytochrome-c oxidase, cbb3-type subunit II codes for MFNWLEKHPFFFAVAVFVVIAYAGIVEILPDFADRARPVEGRKPYTVLQLAGRHIYIKDSCNACHSQLIRPFKSETDRYGAYSKSGEYAYDRPFLWGSKRTGPDLFRVGNYRTTDWHENHMKDPTSVVPGSLMPAYKHMFSKNADIETAYAEALTVKKAFNVPYDMEGMPKLGTWDEAKAQVKAEAEAIVNDMKDQDVKDAFARGEIRQIVALIAYLNSLK; via the coding sequence ATGTTTAATTGGTTAGAAAAACATCCATTTTTCTTTGCTGTTGCTGTTTTTGTAGTAATAGCTTATGCTGGTATAGTAGAAATTTTACCTGATTTTGCAGATAGAGCAAGACCAGTTGAAGGTAGAAAACCTTATACTGTTTTGCAACTTGCAGGAAGACATATTTATATAAAAGATAGCTGTAATGCTTGCCATTCACAACTTATTAGACCATTTAAATCAGAAACTGATAGATATGGTGCTTATTCAAAAAGTGGTGAATACGCTTATGATAGACCATTTTTATGGGGATCAAAAAGAACTGGACCAGATCTTTTCAGAGTTGGAAATTATAGAACTACAGATTGGCACGAAAATCATATGAAAGATCCTACTTCAGTAGTTCCAGGCTCGTTAATGCCAGCTTATAAGCATATGTTTAGCAAAAATGCAGACATAGAAACTGCATATGCTGAAGCATTAACTGTTAAAAAAGCCTTTAATGTTCCTTACGATATGGAAGGAATGCCAAAACTTGGAACTTGGGACGAAGCTAAAGCACAAGTAAAAGCCGAGGCTGAAGCAATAGTAAATGACATGAAAGATCAAGATGTTAAAGATGCTTTTGCAAGAGGTGAGATAAGACAAATCGTAGCTCTTATTGCTTACCTTAATAGCTTAAAATAA
- a CDS encoding cytochrome c oxidase, cbb3-type, CcoQ subunit — protein MEIETLRELQAYGYFFFIVFLVVVLYGYFYHLIKSEKKGRRNYEKYSKLALDDELNERPIEPISQNQNNNTTRN, from the coding sequence ATGGAAATAGAGACTTTAAGAGAGTTACAAGCTTATGGATATTTCTTCTTTATAGTGTTTTTAGTTGTAGTTTTATATGGGTATTTTTACCATCTTATAAAATCTGAAAAAAAAGGAAGAAGAAACTATGAGAAATACTCTAAATTGGCACTTGATGATGAATTAAACGAAAGACCAATAGAGCCTATTTCCCAAAATCAAAACAATAACACAACAAGGAATTAA
- a CDS encoding DUF4006 family protein, whose product MENQNRSIFSIHGITGMLIATVLLLSILGVLTYLGIAQQQSVMQKPYSLEKAENIQKFSKDSEKHMVIK is encoded by the coding sequence ATGGAAAATCAAAATAGAAGTATTTTTTCAATTCACGGAATAACAGGAATGCTTATCGCAACCGTTTTGCTTCTTAGCATACTTGGTGTATTAACTTATCTTGGAATTGCTCAGCAACAAAGTGTTATGCAAAAACCATATAGTCTTGAAAAAGCTGAAAATATACAAAAATTCAGCAAAGACAGCGAAAAACATATGGTTATAAAATAA
- a CDS encoding PD-(D/E)XK nuclease family protein, whose product MQTNLYVFSTTRAIREFIKSHLKTNSLLPKAITIGEFEKNIVLVKNRKKASDISALLLMKKACKNTQNLHDKLGIPKEFFAFLKNSDYIFSFFKELSNEGVEILSLQNYDTYANFDEHLKILNQLYKNYINELEKNELYDDITLPNLYEINETYVKRFSQIFINIDGVLSNFEWDLITKISSYCEIIIKLKATNLNQKTYKKVEKLYNLNLKENMLYEINLNKKCIINSKALPNLNHIYVSKFDLYSTQCAFVFERISHLVNIGINPSNIAVILPDESFSEVLKIHDRFNMLNFAMGSSFKHTLFFQKLSVFMDILDSKFDENNIKYFKDGFDISDDILNLGKRYFLNSCDYDNFADILNLLCENLQLDFESKNFIENEKIYINSLLKFENLNLKEILELLKLRLANKSLSITGGGEVTVQGILESRSIQYEAVIVVSFNDHLVPKREIGELFLNSQIRQKAGLVTYFDRENLQRFYYKELFRNAKHIYISYIEDEQSMKSRFLDELSYQNLEVYTQKSYINSLCFFKPNTINLKKDEIALKHDFFKNPLSFSRLECFLECKRMYFYKYIENLYPLNTNEKPFGTILHNSLKNYYDKHKIFDKNEFEKIFLNECKNRYKIQKELILLSLDIFEKNENQRFDDGWSIFALEKELNANINGVNLKGIVDRIDVKNGNYEVIDYKSGKIKENSFQLAFYEILSGANESYYYDLKDTFSLIKPQKTKSKEELKEKLDELKTEFQNPVNFERNLSKCEYCPYTLICKKELI is encoded by the coding sequence ATGCAAACTAATCTATATGTATTTTCCACAACTAGAGCTATAAGAGAATTTATAAAATCTCATCTAAAAACAAACTCTCTACTTCCAAAAGCAATCACTATAGGCGAGTTTGAAAAAAATATAGTCTTAGTAAAAAATAGAAAAAAAGCAAGCGATATAAGTGCTTTGCTTTTAATGAAAAAAGCTTGTAAAAATACACAAAATTTACATGATAAGCTTGGAATTCCAAAGGAATTTTTTGCATTTTTAAAAAATAGCGACTATATTTTTTCATTTTTTAAAGAACTTTCAAACGAAGGTGTGGAAATTTTGTCTCTACAAAATTATGATACATACGCAAATTTTGACGAGCACTTAAAAATACTAAATCAGCTTTATAAAAATTATATAAATGAGCTTGAAAAAAACGAACTATATGATGATATTACACTACCAAATTTATATGAGATAAATGAGACTTATGTAAAAAGATTTAGCCAGATTTTTATAAATATAGATGGCGTGCTAAGTAATTTTGAATGGGATTTGATTACAAAAATATCATCTTATTGCGAAATTATTATAAAACTAAAAGCAACAAATTTAAATCAAAAAACATATAAAAAAGTTGAAAAATTATACAACTTAAATTTAAAAGAAAATATGTTATATGAGATAAATTTAAACAAAAAATGTATCATAAACTCAAAAGCCTTACCAAATTTAAATCATATATATGTTAGTAAATTTGATTTATACTCTACTCAATGTGCTTTTGTTTTTGAGAGAATTTCACATCTAGTAAATATTGGAATTAACCCAAGCAATATCGCAGTCATACTTCCAGATGAAAGTTTTAGTGAAGTTTTAAAAATCCACGATAGATTTAATATGCTAAATTTCGCTATGGGATCTAGCTTTAAACATACTCTTTTTTTTCAAAAATTATCTGTTTTTATGGATATTTTAGATAGTAAATTTGATGAAAATAACATAAAATATTTTAAAGATGGTTTTGATATCAGTGATGATATTTTAAATTTAGGAAAGAGATATTTTTTAAATAGTTGCGATTATGATAATTTTGCTGATATTTTAAATTTACTATGTGAAAACTTGCAACTTGATTTTGAAAGTAAAAATTTTATAGAAAATGAGAAAATATATATAAACTCTCTGCTTAAATTTGAAAATTTAAATTTAAAAGAGATATTAGAGCTTTTAAAACTAAGATTAGCAAATAAATCTCTTAGTATAACAGGCGGTGGCGAAGTTACAGTTCAAGGGATATTAGAAAGCAGATCCATACAATACGAAGCTGTGATAGTAGTGAGTTTTAATGATCATTTGGTGCCAAAAAGAGAGATAGGAGAGTTATTTTTAAACTCTCAAATAAGGCAAAAAGCAGGTCTTGTTACATATTTTGATAGGGAAAATTTACAAAGATTTTATTATAAAGAGCTTTTTAGAAACGCAAAGCATATTTATATTTCTTACATAGAAGATGAACAAAGTATGAAATCTAGGTTTTTAGATGAACTTTCGTATCAAAATTTAGAAGTTTATACACAAAAATCTTATATAAATTCTCTTTGTTTTTTTAAACCAAATACAATAAATTTAAAAAAAGATGAGATAGCACTAAAGCATGATTTTTTTAAAAATCCACTTTCTTTTAGCAGACTTGAATGCTTTTTAGAGTGCAAAAGAATGTATTTTTACAAATACATAGAAAATTTATATCCACTAAATACTAACGAAAAACCATTTGGAACCATACTTCATAATAGTTTAAAAAATTATTATGACAAACATAAAATATTTGATAAAAATGAGTTTGAAAAGATATTTTTAAATGAATGTAAAAACAGATATAAAATACAAAAAGAGCTTATTTTACTATCTCTTGATATATTTGAAAAAAACGAAAATCAAAGATTTGATGATGGATGGAGCATATTTGCATTAGAAAAAGAATTAAACGCTAATATAAATGGAGTAAATTTAAAAGGAATCGTAGATAGAATAGATGTAAAAAACGGCAATTATGAAGTTATAGACTATAAAAGTGGAAAAATAAAAGAAAATAGCTTTCAACTAGCGTTTTACGAAATTCTAAGCGGTGCAAACGAGAGTTATTATTATGACTTAAAAGATACTTTTTCACTAATAAAACCTCAAAAAACAAAAAGCAAAGAAGAGCTAAAAGAGAAGCTAGATGAGTTAAAAACTGAATTTCAAAACCCTGTTAATTTTGAAAGAAATTTATCAAAATGCGAATATTGTCCATACACACTAATATGTAAAAAAGAGTTGATATGA
- a CDS encoding PAS domain-containing sensor histidine kinase: protein MLNVNLKLKQYQDAIDESNIVSKTDVNGIITFANDEFCKISGYSKDELIGKNHNIIRHPDVEKSVFENLWRTILSKKVYKGIIKNRAKNGHEFYLNATIIPILDTNGDIEEFVAIRHDVTDVILLNQKLLETQTQLKNLNDSLEQRVAEQTKELLNINKNLQNIIDQEVRKNEEKSKFIFQQSRLVSMGEMIGNIAHQWRQPLNELSINLFTLKENVSNSNKFEQIYNYSKTIIKSMSKTIDDFMNFFKADKKREVFLLKESIDHALFITKRTLTNENIQIKISNLEDAYILGYKSELTQVILNLINNSKDVLKNLNKSEKIIEIKLNTNENDIILKIIDNGGGIKEELLSKIFEPYFTTKHPSSGTGLGLYMSKMIIDGMGGSIKATNVDNGACFEIKLKKGNL from the coding sequence ATGCTTAATGTAAATTTAAAACTTAAACAATACCAAGATGCTATAGATGAGAGCAATATTGTATCAAAAACAGATGTCAATGGCATTATAACTTTTGCTAATGATGAGTTTTGTAAGATAAGTGGATATAGCAAAGATGAATTAATAGGTAAAAATCATAATATCATTAGACATCCGGATGTAGAAAAATCGGTATTTGAAAATCTTTGGCGAACTATTTTATCAAAAAAAGTATATAAAGGTATCATAAAAAATAGAGCAAAAAACGGACATGAGTTTTACCTAAATGCAACGATAATACCCATACTAGATACAAATGGGGATATAGAGGAATTTGTTGCTATTAGACATGATGTAACTGATGTTATACTTCTTAATCAAAAATTATTAGAAACTCAAACTCAGTTAAAAAACCTAAACGATAGCCTAGAACAAAGAGTGGCAGAGCAAACAAAAGAGCTTTTAAATATCAATAAAAACTTGCAAAATATCATAGATCAAGAAGTTAGAAAAAATGAAGAAAAAAGCAAATTTATATTTCAACAATCCCGCCTTGTATCAATGGGCGAAATGATAGGAAATATAGCTCATCAATGGCGACAACCCTTAAACGAATTAAGCATAAATTTATTTACTTTAAAAGAAAATGTATCAAATAGTAACAAATTTGAGCAAATTTATAATTATTCAAAAACTATAATAAAAAGTATGTCAAAAACGATAGATGATTTTATGAATTTTTTTAAAGCGGATAAAAAAAGAGAGGTATTTTTGTTAAAAGAATCTATAGATCACGCACTATTTATAACAAAAAGAACTTTAACAAATGAAAATATTCAAATCAAAATATCAAATTTAGAAGATGCTTATATATTAGGTTATAAAAGCGAACTTACACAAGTTATTTTAAATTTGATAAACAATTCAAAAGATGTTCTTAAAAATTTAAATAAGTCTGAAAAAATTATAGAAATAAAACTAAATACAAATGAAAATGATATAATACTTAAAATAATTGATAATGGTGGCGGAATAAAAGAAGAGCTGCTAAGTAAAATTTTTGAACCATATTTTACAACAAAACATCCAAGTTCAGGAACTGGTCTTGGGCTTTATATGAGTAAAATGATTATAGATGGTATGGGCGGTAGCATAAAAGCTACAAATGTTGATAATGGTGCTTGTTTTGAAATAAAATTAAAAAAGGGAAATTTATGA
- a CDS encoding c-type cytochrome gives MKWFNLEDNINLLSIIGAIAIIILTVFVVGLYMKQMKEKRPDSELSSDEWDGIGEYLNPLPLGWAVTFFALIVWTIWYFLVGYPLNSYSQIGEYNEETSIANDKFKTKFANADEKTLHAMGEGIFLVQCSPCHGILGNGMDSKAMDLSIWGSEEGIVHSLMKGSKGLNYPLGEMPADLVSEADAKAAAAYVVKEISSIKSTSASPDIIAQGKTVFETNCATCHGIDGKGMEGSSPDLSKYGSSEFVIDVLQRGKKGIIGNMPAFTDGRLNEVQKKAVSEYILSLSK, from the coding sequence ATGAAATGGTTTAACTTAGAAGACAACATAAATTTGCTTTCTATAATTGGTGCCATAGCAATAATAATATTAACAGTATTTGTTGTTGGTTTATATATGAAGCAAATGAAAGAAAAAAGACCAGACTCTGAGCTTAGTAGTGATGAGTGGGATGGAATAGGCGAATATTTAAATCCGCTTCCATTGGGATGGGCTGTTACTTTTTTTGCACTTATTGTATGGACAATATGGTATTTTTTGGTAGGATATCCTCTAAACTCATACTCACAAATCGGTGAATATAACGAAGAAACATCTATAGCAAATGATAAATTTAAAACTAAATTTGCAAATGCTGATGAAAAAACTTTACACGCTATGGGTGAGGGAATTTTCCTTGTTCAATGCTCACCTTGTCACGGAATTCTTGGCAATGGAATGGATTCAAAAGCAATGGATCTTAGTATATGGGGTAGTGAAGAGGGTATAGTTCACAGCTTAATGAAAGGCTCTAAAGGTCTTAACTATCCGCTTGGAGAAATGCCAGCTGATCTTGTAAGCGAAGCTGACGCAAAAGCTGCAGCTGCTTATGTGGTAAAAGAAATTTCATCTATAAAATCAACTTCAGCTAGTCCTGATATAATAGCTCAAGGAAAAACTGTATTTGAAACAAATTGTGCTACTTGCCATGGAATTGATGGAAAAGGTATGGAAGGTTCTTCTCCAGATTTATCAAAATACGGCTCAAGCGAGTTTGTGATAGATGTATTACAAAGAGGTAAAAAAGGTATAATAGGAAATATGCCTGCATTTACAGATGGTAGATTAAACGAAGTGCAGAAAAAAGCTGTTAGCGAATATATACTTTCGCTTTCAAAATAA
- a CDS encoding FixH family protein: protein MQNKKTFWPYGIALSLCAIIIACIITIIIGTKNPVHMDNFYFEKYQNVENNFFDIQQKDKKFKSEFDFKLKDLNLRTYKNPNTNQTFEVLDIKINKENLLSFKLTPKSNKSINDITIEALLTKPNTNDFNKKLDIVTKEDEFDISISPDKIGRWQLMLKLTSSKDSISFYKYELYAN, encoded by the coding sequence ATGCAAAATAAAAAAACATTTTGGCCTTACGGTATAGCACTTTCACTTTGTGCTATCATAATTGCTTGCATTATAACCATCATAATTGGCACTAAAAACCCAGTTCATATGGATAATTTTTATTTTGAAAAATATCAAAATGTTGAAAACAACTTCTTTGATATACAGCAAAAAGATAAAAAATTTAAAAGTGAATTTGATTTCAAATTAAAAGATTTAAATTTAAGAACATACAAAAACCCAAATACAAATCAAACTTTTGAGGTTTTAGATATAAAAATAAACAAAGAAAATTTATTATCTTTTAAACTAACTCCAAAATCTAATAAATCTATAAATGATATAACCATAGAAGCTTTACTAACTAAGCCAAATACCAATGATTTTAATAAAAAATTAGATATAGTGACAAAAGAAGATGAATTTGATATATCTATAAGTCCCGATAAAATAGGTCGCTGGCAACTTATGTTAAAGCTAACAAGCTCAAAAGATTCCATAAGTTTTTATAAATACGAGCTATATGCAAACTAA